TCAAATGGCATTAAGGACGGAGACCGCGTACAAAAATGCAGTGATCTATCTTCTGATATCATTTTGGTGAAGACGTCTAGAGAGATTGAAGCAAAATATGTTGATTATCTCTCTGGTTTAATGGGGAAGAAGATCGTGCCAGTTGGTCCGCTTGTTCAAGAGCCAATGGATCTAAAAGTTGATGAGGAAACATGGATCATGAAATGGCTGAACAAAAGGGAAAGGTCTTCGGTTGTGTATGTTTGCTTTGGGAGTGAGTACTTTTTGTCCAGGGAGCAAATAGAAGAGCTAGCTCAGGGGTTAGAGCTCAGCAAAGTTAGCTTTATTTGGGTTATAAGATTTccaaaggaagagaaagataaTAGGGTTGAAGAGATGTTACCAGAAGGGTTTTTAGAGAGGGTGGGAGAGAACGGAGTGATAGTGGAGGGTTGGGCCCCACAGGCGAAAATATTGAAGCATTCTAGTGTTGGTGGGTTTGTGAGTCACTGTGGATGGAGCTCAGTGTTGGAGAGCATCAAGTTTGGTGTTCCAATTATAGCCATGCCTATGCATCTTGACCAGCCGATTAACTCTAGATTAGTAGAGGAGGCGGGTGTTGGTGTGGAGGTTAAGAGAACCGCAGAAGGCAGCCTGCAAAGAGAAGAGGTAGCAAAGGTGATCAGAGATGTGGTTGTGGAGAAAATTGGAGAGGGAGTGAGGAAAAAGGCATTGGAAATAAGAGAcaacatgaaaaagaaagaggatgCAGAGATTGATGGGGTGGTGGAGGAATTGATGCAACTCTGTACAAAAACTGGATCGAATGTCAACTTTTAAGTGGACACACTTGAATAATAATCATGTGTAGCATGATTATTGCTCACGTCAGTGTATAAAAATCAATGTTGGTTTTGACTTCTTTGTAGTTTCAAGTGGTGTTGGTTTTCTTTGTAGTTTGAAAAGAGGTTGACCCGATCACTCATTTTCTAATGATTTTGAATGCTCACATCAGCTTATGTGTATATGTTTGAATGCTCACGTCAgcatatgtatgtatatatacatgtatgcaTCTGTGAATAAAAtttttgaatatgaaaatatcTCATAATTATCCTAGAA
The Prunus dulcis chromosome 2, ALMONDv2, whole genome shotgun sequence DNA segment above includes these coding regions:
- the LOC117619901 gene encoding UDP-glucosyltransferase 29-like; the encoded protein is MVYSQQRSITILMLPWLAHGHISPFLELAKKLTSKRNFHIFICSTPVNLTSIKPKLSPKYSHCIEFVELHLPHDDLPELPPQYHTTNGLPPHLMSTLKRAFDMSSNNFSTILTALKPDFLIYDFLQPWAPSLASLQNIPSVEFITTSAALTSFSVHHLRNPSDKFPFPSIYLRDYEAKKFNLLLESSSNGIKDGDRVQKCSDLSSDIILVKTSREIEAKYVDYLSGLMGKKIVPVGPLVQEPMDLKVDEETWIMKWLNKRERSSVVYVCFGSEYFLSREQIEELAQGLELSKVSFIWVIRFPKEEKDNRVEEMLPEGFLERVGENGVIVEGWAPQAKILKHSSVGGFVSHCGWSSVLESIKFGVPIIAMPMHLDQPINSRLVEEAGVGVEVKRTAEGSLQREEVAKVIRDVVVEKIGEGVRKKALEIRDNMKKKEDAEIDGVVEELMQLCTKTGSNVNF